Proteins encoded in a region of the Mycolicibacterium chitae genome:
- a CDS encoding FHA domain-containing protein translates to MDSAEIGAANPDPASPPRLTVRCGGLTRSADPADGEITIGRDPDSSLHFNFGWMSRTHVRLRPEGGGWVAVDSSRNGMFVDGVRHESIPVADRMTLKLGDADGFAVQLYLGDDTGSEETTTEEPVDPGIARAGAAVAARRRELELTQRGLARDKIINAGALISFEKGRSWPHESTRAKLEQVLQWPPGAISGIRQGAPSPDEEATQVISTSVASPLIAQTIQLALKSVDTAIAALPDPSAPEYHSAAGAILSDLRNLRAVAGEAARNAPGAPALVIALGGVRRRYDDLMLRVAATPKASVGQRLFAARHRTSLTAEDAALAAGLSVNLIEAAEADQPLPALAESAIAALLTELEAS, encoded by the coding sequence ATGGACTCCGCGGAGATCGGAGCAGCCAATCCCGACCCCGCGAGCCCGCCGAGGCTGACCGTGCGCTGCGGCGGGCTGACCCGGTCCGCCGATCCTGCCGACGGCGAGATCACCATCGGTCGCGACCCCGACTCGAGCCTCCATTTCAACTTCGGCTGGATGTCGCGCACCCACGTCCGGCTGCGCCCGGAGGGCGGCGGCTGGGTCGCCGTCGACAGCAGCCGCAACGGCATGTTCGTCGACGGGGTCCGCCACGAATCGATCCCCGTCGCCGACCGGATGACGCTCAAGCTCGGCGACGCCGACGGCTTCGCGGTCCAGTTGTACCTCGGCGATGACACCGGGTCGGAGGAAACCACCACCGAGGAGCCCGTCGACCCCGGCATCGCCCGGGCCGGCGCGGCGGTCGCGGCGCGCCGACGCGAACTCGAACTCACCCAGCGCGGCCTGGCGCGCGACAAGATCATCAACGCCGGGGCGCTGATCTCCTTCGAGAAGGGCCGCAGCTGGCCGCACGAGAGCACCCGCGCCAAGCTCGAACAGGTGCTGCAGTGGCCGCCGGGCGCCATCTCCGGGATCCGGCAGGGCGCCCCCTCCCCCGATGAGGAAGCCACGCAGGTGATCTCGACCTCGGTGGCCTCACCGCTGATCGCCCAGACCATCCAACTGGCGCTCAAGAGCGTCGACACCGCGATCGCCGCACTGCCGGACCCGAGCGCACCCGAGTACCACTCCGCGGCCGGCGCCATCCTGTCGGATCTGCGTAACCTGCGCGCGGTCGCCGGCGAGGCGGCGCGCAACGCGCCCGGCGCGCCCGCGCTGGTCATCGCGCTCGGCGGGGTGCGCCGCCGCTACGACGACCTGATGCTCAGGGTGGCGGCCACGCCGAAAGCCTCGGTGGGACAACGCCTGTTCGCCGCTCGGCACCGAACCAGCCTCACCGCCGAGGACGCGGCGCTGGCGGCCGGGCTGTCGGTGAACCTCATCGAGGCCGCCGAGGCCGACCAGCCGTTGCCGGCGCTGGCCGAATCGGCGATCGCCGCACTGCTCACCGAACTGGAGGCCTCATGA
- a CDS encoding aldo/keto reductase, giving the protein MSTVPTVTLNDGSQIPQLGFGVYEIPPAQTATAVRQALEIGYRHIDTAQMYGNEAGVGQGIRDAGLDRSEVYVTSKLNNSNHEPDTARRSFDATLAALGSEYVDLFLIHWPLPTRYGGDFLSTWKVLEEFAASGRARSIGVSNFLPAHLEVLAKGSQTVPAVNQIEVHPYYPNDEVRAYGLEHEIATEAWAPIAKGRVLGDPTITAIAERLGKTPAQVVLRWHIQRGDIVFPKSVSPQRMKENTGLFDFALDGQTMADISGLDKGVPGRLGPDPDTFDWIPE; this is encoded by the coding sequence ATGAGCACCGTCCCGACCGTCACCCTCAACGACGGGTCGCAGATCCCGCAGCTTGGCTTCGGCGTGTACGAGATCCCGCCGGCGCAGACCGCGACCGCGGTGCGCCAGGCCCTCGAGATCGGCTACCGCCACATCGACACCGCCCAGATGTACGGCAACGAGGCGGGGGTGGGGCAGGGGATCCGCGACGCCGGGCTGGACCGCAGCGAGGTCTACGTGACCAGCAAGCTGAACAACTCGAACCACGAACCCGACACCGCCCGAAGATCTTTCGATGCCACCCTGGCCGCCCTGGGCAGCGAGTACGTCGACCTGTTCCTGATCCACTGGCCGCTGCCCACCCGCTACGGCGGGGACTTCCTGTCCACCTGGAAGGTGCTCGAGGAGTTCGCCGCCAGTGGCCGCGCGCGCAGCATCGGCGTCTCGAACTTCCTGCCAGCGCACCTCGAGGTGTTGGCCAAGGGTTCGCAGACCGTGCCCGCGGTGAACCAGATCGAGGTCCACCCGTACTACCCCAACGACGAGGTGCGCGCCTACGGCCTGGAACACGAGATCGCCACGGAGGCTTGGGCGCCGATCGCCAAGGGGCGGGTGCTCGGCGACCCGACGATCACCGCCATCGCCGAGCGCCTGGGCAAGACGCCGGCCCAGGTGGTGCTGCGCTGGCACATCCAGCGCGGCGACATCGTCTTCCCGAAATCGGTCTCGCCGCAACGGATGAAGGAGAACACCGGCCTGTTCGACTTCGCCCTCGACGGGCAGACCATGGCCGACATCAGCGGGCTGGACAAGGGCGTCCCGGGCCGGCTGGGCCCCGATCCCGACACCTTCGACTGGATCCCGGAATGA
- a CDS encoding nuclear transport factor 2 family protein, producing MSQTAEIAEITALLNRYARAVDSKDWELYRSVFTADAHIDYSSAGAVVGNREEVVEWFAANFGVLPWSMHYITNVEILDSDGDTARVRAMFYNPMQLPGMAETSACGGYYHHELVRTPDGWRSRNLREENIWFTNRPGG from the coding sequence ATGAGCCAGACCGCCGAGATCGCCGAGATCACCGCGCTGCTCAACCGCTACGCCCGCGCGGTCGACAGCAAGGACTGGGAGTTGTACCGCTCGGTGTTCACCGCCGATGCGCACATCGACTACAGCTCGGCCGGTGCCGTCGTCGGGAACCGCGAGGAGGTGGTGGAGTGGTTCGCGGCCAATTTCGGGGTGCTGCCGTGGAGCATGCACTACATCACCAACGTCGAGATACTCGACTCCGACGGCGACACCGCCCGGGTGCGGGCCATGTTCTACAACCCCATGCAACTGCCCGGGATGGCCGAAACCAGCGCGTGCGGTGGCTACTACCACCACGAACTGGTGCGCACCCCGGACGGCTGGCGCAGCCGCAACCTGCGCGAAGAGAACATCTGGTTCACCAACCGCCCGGGCGGCTGA
- a CDS encoding SDR family NAD(P)-dependent oxidoreductase yields the protein MSEPRLDGRSAVVVGGTRGIGRAVSELLAALGAAVTVNGRDETAVQQSVAAIREPGHTAAGFAGSPSDEGTAAALVDAAAVAHGEPDILVNCAGIAEPVASSILSVTGAQFQELIDAHLGTVFHTCRAIAPRMVARGAGAIVNTSSFAFLGDYGGTGYPAGKGAVNGLTMAIAAELAEHGVRANVVCPGAKTRLSTGPDYEQQITDLNRRGLLDDASTHGARDVAPPEYVAPLYAYLVSDLASAVSGQILIGAGGFVGRFDRPTPTLLGYRDHHDTAPWTLAELHGMVGG from the coding sequence ATGAGCGAACCGCGGCTGGACGGACGCTCGGCCGTCGTCGTCGGCGGCACCCGGGGCATCGGACGGGCGGTCAGCGAGTTGCTGGCCGCCCTCGGCGCGGCGGTGACGGTCAACGGCCGCGACGAGACCGCGGTGCAGCAGAGCGTGGCCGCCATCCGCGAGCCCGGGCACACCGCCGCCGGTTTCGCCGGCTCCCCCTCGGACGAGGGCACCGCCGCGGCGCTGGTGGACGCCGCCGCGGTCGCCCACGGCGAACCCGACATCCTGGTCAACTGCGCCGGCATCGCCGAACCCGTGGCCTCGTCGATCCTGAGCGTCACCGGCGCGCAGTTCCAGGAGCTCATCGACGCCCACCTGGGCACCGTCTTCCACACCTGCCGGGCCATCGCGCCGCGAATGGTCGCCCGCGGCGCCGGGGCGATTGTCAACACCAGCTCGTTCGCCTTCCTCGGCGACTACGGCGGCACCGGCTACCCGGCCGGCAAGGGCGCGGTCAACGGCCTGACCATGGCGATCGCGGCCGAACTTGCCGAGCACGGGGTGCGGGCCAACGTGGTGTGCCCGGGCGCCAAGACCCGGCTGTCGACCGGACCCGACTACGAACAGCAGATCACCGACCTCAATCGGCGGGGCCTGCTCGACGACGCCTCGACGCACGGCGCCCGCGATGTGGCGCCGCCGGAGTATGTCGCGCCGCTGTACGCCTATCTGGTCAGCGACCTCGCCTCAGCGGTGAGCGGGCAGATCCTGATCGGCGCGGGCGGCTTCGTGGGCCGTTTCGACCGGCCCACCCCCACGCTGCTCGGCTATCGCGATCACCACGACACGGCGCCGTGGACGCTGGCCGAGCTGCACGGCATGGTCGGCGGCTGA
- a CDS encoding (2Fe-2S)-binding protein encodes MHEHIVEMTVNGREVESVVEPRMTLADFVRERCGLTGTHLGCEHGSCGACTVLLDGVAVRGCLVFAVQADGKEVSTVEGVAAADGELSPVQAAMRECHGLQCGFCTPGFVMSITAMLRENPNPSDEEIREGLSGNFCRCTGYQGIVNAVHQVVEAGDAQRV; translated from the coding sequence ATGCATGAGCACATCGTCGAGATGACCGTCAACGGCCGCGAGGTGGAGTCCGTGGTCGAGCCGCGAATGACGTTGGCGGACTTCGTTCGTGAGCGCTGCGGCCTGACCGGTACGCACCTGGGCTGCGAGCATGGCTCCTGCGGTGCGTGCACCGTGCTGCTCGACGGGGTCGCGGTGCGCGGCTGCCTGGTCTTCGCCGTGCAGGCCGACGGCAAGGAGGTGTCCACGGTCGAGGGAGTGGCCGCCGCCGACGGTGAACTGTCGCCCGTGCAGGCCGCGATGCGCGAATGCCACGGGTTGCAGTGCGGGTTCTGCACGCCGGGCTTCGTCATGTCGATCACCGCGATGCTCCGGGAGAATCCGAACCCCTCCGACGAGGAGATCCGCGAGGGCCTGTCCGGCAACTTCTGCCGCTGCACGGGCTATCAGGGCATCGTGAATGCGGTCCATCAGGTGGTCGAGGCGGGCGACGCGCAGCGCGTCTGA
- a CDS encoding SRPBCC family protein, with protein MELVNEFRVPVPIDQAWEVLTDVERIAPCIPGAQLLSVDGDAFTGAVKVKVGPITVQYQGNAAFKEKDEQAHRAVIKASGKETRGQGNAAALVTAELKDEGDSCTCVLTTDLTISGKAAQFGRGVLADVAGKLIDQFAARLEADLAGTSPAPAASLSSAPAGATAAAAQPNTHDDDAASLDLLSVIAAPMAKRALPVAAGLVAGLALGLLFGGRRSRQPLVVVLPPGAGLG; from the coding sequence GTGGAGTTGGTCAACGAGTTTCGCGTTCCCGTGCCCATCGACCAGGCCTGGGAAGTGCTGACCGATGTCGAGCGTATCGCGCCGTGCATCCCCGGCGCCCAGTTGCTGTCGGTCGACGGCGACGCGTTCACCGGCGCGGTGAAGGTGAAGGTCGGCCCCATCACCGTGCAGTACCAGGGCAACGCGGCGTTCAAGGAGAAGGACGAGCAGGCCCACCGCGCGGTGATCAAGGCCAGCGGCAAGGAGACCCGCGGCCAGGGCAACGCCGCCGCGCTGGTCACCGCCGAACTCAAGGACGAGGGCGACTCCTGCACCTGCGTGCTGACCACCGATCTGACCATCTCGGGCAAGGCCGCGCAGTTCGGCCGCGGGGTGCTCGCCGATGTGGCCGGCAAGCTCATCGACCAGTTCGCCGCGCGCCTCGAGGCCGACCTCGCCGGCACCTCCCCCGCGCCGGCCGCATCGCTTTCGTCGGCACCCGCCGGTGCGACGGCCGCTGCGGCCCAACCGAATACCCATGACGACGACGCCGCCTCGCTGGATCTGCTCTCGGTGATCGCGGCGCCGATGGCCAAGCGTGCGCTGCCGGTTGCCGCCGGCCTGGTGGCGGGCCTGGCGCTCGGGCTGTTGTTCGGCGGTCGGCGCTCGCGCCAGCCCTTGGTCGTGGTGCTGCCGCCGGGGGCCGGACTCGGCTGA
- a CDS encoding FAD binding domain-containing protein: protein MKPAPFAYHRPHDLEDVLALLDELGEDAKILAGGQSLTPMLALRLTFFENLVDISRLAELQGVERRGDTVWVGAGTTHAAVGVDEVVRADVPLLNRVTPLIGHFQIRNRGTLGGAVAHADPAGEYPTTALTLDAVIEATSSSGRREIPATEFFTGLWETTLAPGEVLTAVGFPVWGGRSGFAVHEFARRHGDFAIAGATVATEIDDDDRVRRCNIGLLGLGSTPRRAREAEQAAVGRALSDLQTPAAAEELGRLAMRGLDDIPADQQGSVSYRTRVGAAMVSRAITDAVTEASRENAYA from the coding sequence ATGAAACCAGCCCCATTCGCCTACCACCGCCCGCACGATCTGGAAGACGTGCTCGCCCTGCTCGACGAGCTGGGTGAGGACGCCAAGATCCTCGCCGGCGGGCAAAGCCTGACGCCGATGCTGGCGTTACGCCTGACGTTCTTCGAGAACCTGGTGGACATCTCCCGCCTCGCCGAACTCCAAGGCGTCGAACGCCGCGGCGACACCGTGTGGGTGGGTGCCGGAACCACCCACGCCGCCGTCGGCGTCGACGAGGTGGTGCGCGCCGACGTCCCGCTGCTCAACCGGGTGACCCCGCTGATCGGTCATTTCCAGATCCGCAACCGGGGCACGCTCGGCGGGGCGGTGGCCCACGCCGACCCGGCCGGCGAGTATCCGACGACCGCGCTGACGCTGGACGCCGTGATCGAGGCGACGTCCTCGTCGGGGCGCCGCGAGATTCCCGCCACCGAGTTCTTCACCGGGCTGTGGGAGACCACGCTGGCGCCCGGCGAGGTGCTCACCGCCGTCGGTTTCCCGGTGTGGGGCGGTCGCAGCGGCTTCGCGGTCCATGAATTCGCGCGCCGCCACGGCGATTTCGCGATCGCCGGCGCCACCGTCGCCACCGAGATCGACGACGACGACCGGGTGCGGCGCTGCAACATCGGGCTGCTGGGCCTGGGCTCCACGCCGCGGCGCGCCCGCGAGGCCGAACAGGCCGCGGTCGGCCGCGCACTGTCCGATCTGCAGACGCCCGCGGCCGCCGAAGAACTGGGCCGGCTGGCGATGCGCGGACTCGACGACATCCCCGCCGATCAGCAGGGGTCGGTGTCCTACCGCACCCGCGTGGGCGCCGCGATGGTGTCGCGGGCCATCACCGATGCCGTCACCGAGGCCAGCAGGGAGAACGCATATGCATGA
- a CDS encoding IS1380 family transposase, translating into MQVSHRFAVSSAVFDDAHLVSCAGLVPVMTLAEQCGLTALLERKVRFTCERIKSGAANPSPKLSTLIAGMCAGADSIDDLDIVRCGGMKTLFDSVYAPSTIGTLLREFTFGHARQLDGVLGEHLGALCERVPLLPGAHERAYIDIDSLLRPVYGHAKQGASYGHTKIAGKQILRKGLSPLVTTLSTDHGAPVITGARLRAGKTNSGKGAASMIAAAVATARGAGVSGQILVRGDSAYGTSTVAAAARRAGARFSLVLNKTTTVAAAIESIPENAWTPVSYPGAVRDPDTGVWISDAEVAEIGYTAFSSTETPITARLIVRRVKDARYPDALFPVWRYHPFFTDSGEPIDAADITHRRHAIIETVFSDLIDGPLAHMPSGHFAANSAWILCAAIAHNLLRAAGVLAGGTHAVARGATLRRTIVNVAARLARPQRRPILHLPTHWPWTDQWLALWRNTIGYSPPAATPA; encoded by the coding sequence GTGCAAGTGTCCCATAGGTTCGCCGTGTCCTCGGCAGTGTTCGACGATGCCCATCTCGTGTCGTGCGCTGGGCTTGTGCCGGTGATGACCTTGGCGGAGCAGTGCGGACTGACGGCGCTGCTGGAACGCAAGGTTCGGTTCACCTGCGAGCGGATCAAATCTGGTGCGGCCAATCCGTCACCCAAGCTGAGCACGCTGATCGCCGGGATGTGCGCCGGTGCAGACAGCATCGATGACCTCGACATCGTGCGCTGCGGCGGGATGAAAACGCTCTTCGACAGTGTGTATGCGCCATCCACGATCGGAACTTTGCTGCGGGAGTTCACCTTCGGTCACGCTCGCCAACTCGATGGTGTGCTGGGAGAACACCTGGGCGCACTCTGCGAGCGAGTGCCACTGCTGCCCGGTGCTCACGAACGGGCATACATCGACATCGACTCGCTGCTGCGCCCGGTCTATGGTCACGCCAAACAGGGCGCTTCCTACGGACACACCAAGATCGCCGGGAAACAGATCTTGCGCAAAGGTCTCTCACCGTTGGTGACCACCCTGAGCACCGACCACGGCGCTCCGGTGATCACCGGAGCCCGACTGCGGGCCGGAAAGACCAACTCTGGCAAGGGCGCAGCGAGCATGATCGCTGCGGCCGTGGCGACCGCCCGCGGGGCCGGAGTCAGTGGCCAGATCCTGGTCCGCGGCGACTCCGCCTACGGCACCAGCACCGTGGCCGCGGCCGCCCGCCGCGCCGGAGCCCGGTTCTCGCTGGTGCTGAACAAAACAACAACCGTGGCTGCGGCGATCGAGTCGATCCCCGAGAACGCCTGGACCCCCGTGTCCTACCCGGGTGCGGTCCGCGACCCCGACACCGGTGTCTGGATCTCCGATGCCGAAGTCGCCGAAATCGGCTACACCGCCTTCAGTTCCACCGAAACCCCGATCACCGCCCGCCTGATCGTGCGCCGCGTCAAAGACGCCCGCTACCCCGACGCGTTGTTCCCGGTGTGGCGGTATCACCCGTTCTTCACCGACTCCGGCGAACCCATCGATGCCGCTGATATCACTCACCGCCGCCACGCGATCATCGAGACCGTGTTCTCAGATCTGATCGACGGACCCCTGGCCCACATGCCCTCAGGACACTTCGCCGCGAACTCAGCATGGATCCTGTGCGCGGCTATCGCCCACAACCTGCTGCGCGCCGCCGGCGTACTCGCCGGAGGAACCCACGCGGTGGCCCGCGGGGCCACCTTGCGCCGCACAATCGTCAACGTCGCGGCCCGGCTGGCCCGGCCCCAACGCCGACCGATCTTGCACCTACCAACACATTGGCCGTGGACAGACCAGTGGCTGGCACTGTGGCGCAACACCATCGGCTACAGCCCACCAGCAGCCACCCCCGCCTGA
- a CDS encoding aldehyde dehydrogenase family protein: protein MTSVQNETGVLAGEPRMLIDGELTETAGGATFDVIHPASEQVAGTATDGTVEDMARAVGAARRAFDETDWSRDKDFRFNCLMQLHAALEKNQERLRRILITEVGCPVTVSGSQIESPIAEVKHWAEHGRDFDYLVDNGVHETPLGPARRKLHYEPVGVVGAITPWNVPFYLNIAETIPALMAGNTVVLKPAQLTPWSGSELGRIVAEETDIPAGVFNVVTSNANEVGAALSADPRVDMITFTGSTATGRAILAAGAPTVKKTLLELGGKSAHIVLDDADFNSSLPLAAMMACVMSGQSCILPSRILLPRSRYEEGIEILKTSMANFPVGDPWTPGNMQGPQISETQRQKVLGLIKSGIDAGARLVTGGGIPEALPVGYYTEATLLVDVDPDSQIAQEEIFGPVLTVTPYDTDDDAVAIANNTIYGLSGEVSSADVDRAFSVATRMRTGNVTINGKSHFGIDSPFGGTKQSGLGYRNGTHGYQEYLAIKTIGMPE, encoded by the coding sequence ATGACGAGTGTGCAGAACGAGACCGGCGTGTTGGCGGGCGAGCCGCGCATGCTGATCGACGGAGAGCTGACCGAGACGGCCGGCGGCGCCACGTTCGATGTGATCCACCCGGCCAGCGAGCAGGTCGCCGGGACCGCGACCGACGGCACGGTCGAGGACATGGCGCGCGCGGTCGGTGCGGCACGGCGCGCGTTCGACGAGACCGACTGGTCCCGGGACAAGGACTTCCGCTTCAACTGCCTGATGCAGTTGCACGCGGCGCTGGAAAAGAACCAGGAGCGGCTGCGGCGCATCCTGATCACCGAGGTCGGCTGTCCGGTCACGGTCAGCGGCAGCCAGATCGAAAGCCCCATCGCCGAGGTCAAGCACTGGGCCGAGCACGGTCGGGACTTCGACTACCTCGTCGACAACGGCGTGCACGAAACTCCCCTGGGCCCGGCCCGGCGCAAGCTGCACTATGAGCCCGTCGGCGTGGTGGGGGCGATCACTCCGTGGAACGTGCCTTTCTACCTCAACATCGCCGAGACCATCCCGGCGCTGATGGCCGGCAACACCGTCGTCCTCAAGCCCGCGCAACTCACCCCGTGGTCGGGCAGCGAACTCGGCCGCATCGTCGCCGAGGAGACCGACATCCCCGCCGGGGTCTTCAACGTCGTGACCTCGAACGCCAACGAGGTCGGCGCCGCCCTTTCCGCCGACCCGCGGGTCGACATGATCACCTTCACCGGCTCGACGGCCACCGGCCGGGCCATCCTGGCCGCCGGTGCCCCGACGGTGAAGAAGACGCTGCTGGAACTCGGCGGCAAGTCGGCCCACATCGTGCTCGACGACGCCGACTTCAATTCCTCGCTGCCGCTGGCGGCGATGATGGCCTGCGTCATGTCCGGGCAGAGCTGCATCCTGCCCAGCCGCATCCTGCTGCCGCGCTCGCGCTACGAGGAGGGCATCGAGATCCTCAAGACCAGCATGGCCAACTTCCCGGTCGGTGATCCCTGGACGCCGGGCAACATGCAGGGCCCGCAGATCAGCGAGACCCAGCGGCAGAAGGTGCTCGGGCTGATCAAATCCGGCATCGATGCCGGGGCGCGGCTGGTCACCGGCGGCGGGATTCCCGAGGCGCTGCCCGTCGGCTACTACACCGAGGCCACGCTGCTGGTCGACGTCGACCCGGATTCTCAGATCGCCCAGGAGGAGATCTTCGGCCCGGTCCTGACCGTCACGCCGTATGACACCGACGACGACGCGGTCGCGATCGCCAACAACACCATCTACGGGCTCTCCGGCGAGGTCTCCAGCGCCGATGTCGACCGCGCGTTCTCGGTGGCCACCCGGATGCGCACCGGCAACGTCACGATCAACGGCAAGAGCCACTTCGGCATCGACTCCCCCTTCGGCGGCACCAAGCAGTCCGGTCTGGGCTACCGCAACGGCACCCACGGCTACCAGGAGTACCTCGCGATCAAGACCATCGGCATGCCCGAATGA
- a CDS encoding xanthine dehydrogenase family protein molybdopterin-binding subunit, with protein sequence MADTALETDSRPASRYAGRRVPRVEDNRLLTGHGTFVDDVTRPGMLHACFVRSPFARAKVNKIDATAALAHPGVIAVLTAEDINPDVLEAWHAVAGKDVPDTPRPPLAEAEVKFVGDPVAIVIAEDRYVAEDALELVDVDYEPMPPVADFTKAVQAATEHGHIVHEQYPDNQAGGMAGMPPDEELFAGAAHVAQAHIYQQSYVPVPMETRGLVVEWQAAPGELTVWASTQAPHELRAFAARLLGLPAQNVRVIMRDTGGGFGQKVVPMREDMCILLAARKVPGPLKWIEDRRENLMTAGQARHVDGKVRLAFDDDGAILAGDIDFVQDIGAYPTPYPVLTTAAIGMFFPGPYRVPKCSFNYQTVFSNTAGLAAYRGPWQYETLSREILLDIAARQMDMDPVELRRRNILRGDEMPYFNPNGMPYDHVAPADTFEQAVKILDHEGFRKEQREALEQGRYIGLGFSAYIEPTGAATGHLGTEGATIRMESTGKINVYVNGGSTGNSLETTVVQLTADALGADIEDVSTIQGDTAVTPYGAGTQGSRSGPMTAGAVEEAGTILRKQVTAIAASILGVEAGEIELANSKAVVAGDDSKSVSFADIAYRAYYDPAQLPPGTSALLEATARFASPPTAMIHWANATHACTCEVDVVTGHVTLTRYIVSEDVGPMINPNVVEGQVAGGTVQGIGGALLEHQAYDADGNPLSSTFVDYLLPTATEVPSIEFGHVEIPGPGVGGYKGCGEGGAIGSPPAVINAINDALAPLGVTITKMPATPATIVAAIEEAAQNTGSEGQ encoded by the coding sequence ATGGCTGACACCGCTCTCGAGACCGACTCCCGGCCGGCCAGCCGGTATGCCGGCCGGCGAGTACCACGCGTGGAGGACAACCGACTGCTGACGGGGCACGGCACCTTCGTCGACGACGTCACGCGGCCGGGCATGCTGCACGCCTGTTTCGTCCGCAGCCCGTTCGCCCGCGCCAAGGTCAACAAGATCGACGCCACCGCCGCGCTGGCGCACCCGGGAGTCATCGCGGTGCTCACCGCCGAGGACATCAACCCCGACGTGCTCGAGGCCTGGCATGCGGTGGCGGGCAAGGACGTTCCCGACACCCCGCGCCCGCCGCTGGCCGAGGCCGAGGTGAAGTTCGTCGGCGACCCGGTGGCCATCGTGATCGCCGAGGACCGTTACGTCGCCGAGGACGCGCTGGAACTCGTCGACGTCGACTACGAGCCCATGCCGCCCGTCGCCGACTTCACGAAGGCCGTCCAGGCGGCCACCGAGCACGGTCACATCGTGCACGAGCAGTATCCGGACAACCAGGCCGGCGGGATGGCCGGCATGCCGCCGGACGAGGAACTGTTCGCCGGCGCGGCCCATGTCGCCCAGGCGCACATCTATCAGCAGAGCTACGTGCCGGTGCCGATGGAGACCCGCGGGTTGGTGGTCGAGTGGCAGGCCGCCCCGGGCGAACTGACGGTCTGGGCGTCCACCCAGGCCCCGCACGAGTTGCGCGCGTTCGCGGCCCGCCTGCTGGGTCTGCCGGCGCAGAACGTGCGGGTGATCATGCGCGACACCGGCGGAGGCTTCGGCCAGAAGGTCGTGCCGATGCGCGAGGACATGTGCATCCTGCTGGCCGCGCGCAAGGTGCCGGGCCCGCTGAAGTGGATCGAGGATCGTCGGGAGAACCTGATGACGGCCGGCCAGGCCCGGCACGTCGACGGCAAGGTGCGGTTGGCCTTCGACGACGACGGCGCGATCCTGGCCGGCGACATCGATTTCGTGCAGGACATCGGCGCCTACCCGACGCCATACCCGGTGCTGACCACCGCGGCCATCGGCATGTTCTTCCCCGGCCCGTACCGGGTTCCCAAGTGCAGCTTCAACTATCAGACGGTGTTCTCGAACACCGCCGGGCTGGCGGCCTACCGCGGTCCGTGGCAGTACGAGACGTTGTCGCGGGAAATCCTGCTCGACATCGCCGCCCGCCAGATGGACATGGACCCGGTGGAACTGCGGCGCCGCAACATCCTGCGCGGCGACGAGATGCCGTACTTCAACCCCAACGGCATGCCCTACGACCACGTCGCCCCGGCCGACACGTTCGAACAAGCCGTGAAGATCCTCGACCACGAGGGCTTCCGCAAGGAGCAGCGCGAGGCCCTCGAGCAGGGCCGCTACATCGGTCTCGGCTTCTCCGCCTACATCGAGCCCACCGGCGCGGCCACCGGCCACCTCGGCACCGAGGGCGCGACCATCCGGATGGAGTCCACCGGCAAGATCAACGTCTACGTCAACGGCGGCTCGACCGGCAACAGCCTCGAGACCACCGTCGTGCAGTTGACCGCCGACGCCCTGGGCGCCGACATCGAGGATGTGTCGACCATCCAGGGCGACACCGCGGTGACCCCCTACGGGGCGGGCACCCAGGGCAGCCGCAGCGGCCCCATGACCGCCGGCGCCGTCGAGGAGGCCGGCACCATCCTGCGCAAGCAGGTGACCGCGATCGCCGCATCGATCCTGGGCGTCGAGGCCGGCGAGATCGAATTGGCGAACTCGAAAGCCGTCGTGGCCGGCGACGACAGCAAGAGCGTGAGCTTCGCCGACATCGCCTACCGCGCCTACTACGACCCGGCCCAGCTGCCCCCGGGCACCTCCGCGCTGCTGGAGGCCACGGCGCGGTTCGCCTCCCCGCCGACGGCAATGATCCACTGGGCCAACGCGACTCACGCCTGCACCTGCGAGGTCGACGTCGTCACCGGCCACGTGACGCTGACCCGCTACATCGTCAGCGAGGATGTCGGGCCGATGATCAACCCGAACGTCGTCGAGGGGCAGGTCGCGGGCGGCACGGTGCAGGGCATCGGTGGCGCGCTGCTCGAGCATCAGGCCTACGACGCCGACGGCAACCCGCTGTCGTCGACGTTCGTCGACTACCTGCTGCCGACGGCCACCGAGGTGCCCAGCATCGAGTTCGGCCACGTCGAGATCCCCGGCCCGGGGGTCGGCGGCTACAAGGGCTGCGGCGAGGGTGGGGCCATCGGTTCCCCGCCGGCGGTCATCAACGCCATCAACGACGCGTTGGCCCCGCTGGGCGTCACCATCACGAAGATGCCCGCCACCCCGGCCACGATCGTCGCGGCGATCGAAGAGGCCGCCCAGAACACCGGAAGCGAAGGACAGTAA